A genomic region of Manihot esculenta cultivar AM560-2 chromosome 15, M.esculenta_v8, whole genome shotgun sequence contains the following coding sequences:
- the LOC110602402 gene encoding B3 domain-containing transcription factor VRN1 → MAPRPSMGSCERPCCRQATTGVERSWRSFFIKVRTTTIEDKKLNLPLKFARKFGDELSDVAKLIVPNGLIWEVGLTKGETIWLDNGWQELVEYYSVCNGWFLQFNYLGMSNFNIFIFDETVFEIGYPCIQPRRKQEPSNMRNQTPFNEDEIEEDDDDFVDMFGSTPRPSSSKGTNSKKRDYLGFNKRFKNPASAEKRKLKQDYQGKGKNCKIEDLEENDSDQDGIDLSPECEAKIFISNKFYVTLEKIYPGSKKAVDAAMECKPQNPAFLVILGKSYIRTNLLHVPSAFAVKYLRNISETIKVEDCYGGEWIIHTFCSCRGWSLVLRGGGEEFFSDNDMQNGDVCLFELIQERDVVLKVLVFHAYLE, encoded by the exons ATGGCTCCAAGACCTTCAATGGGTTCCTGTGAGAGGCCGTGCTGCAGGCAGGCAACCACTGGAGTGGAGAGATCTTGGAGGAGTTTCTTCATCAAAGTACGTACAACTACCATCGAAGACAAGAAGCTG AACCTACCGTTGAAGTTTGCGAGAAAATTTGGGGATGAGCTTTCTGATGTAGCTAAGCTTATTGTACCTAATGGCTTGATTTGGGAAGTGGGTTTAACAAAAGGGGAAACCATTTGGTTGGATAATGGTTGGCAAGAACTTGTAGAATATTATTCTGTCTGTAATGGATGGTTTTTACAATTCAACTATTTGGGTATGtcgaatttcaatatttttatattcgATGAGACTGTTTTTGAGATTGGATATCCATGTATTCAACCTAGGAGGAAGCAAGAACCTAGTAATATGAGGAACCAAACACCATTCAATGAGGATGAAattgaagaagatgatgatgattttGTTGATATGTTTGGTTCTACTCCACGTCCAAGTTCAAGCAAAGGGACAAACTCCAAGAAAAGGGATTATCTGGGATTTAACAAGAGATTCAAGAATCCTGCTTCTGCAGAGAAACGGAAGCTTAAGCAAGATTATCAGGGAAAAGGCAAAAATTGTAAGATTGAAGACTTGGAAGAAAATGACTCGGACCAAG ATGGGATTGACTTGTCACCAGAATGTGAagcaaaaatatttataagtaataaattttatgtcACATTAGAAAAAATATACCCAGGAAGTAAGAAAGCAGTGGATGCAGCAATGGAGTGCAAGCCCCAAAATCCAGCTTTCCTGGTTATCTTGGGGAAAAGTTACATACGCACCAACTTATTG CATGTGCCATCAGCATTTGCTGTGAAGTATCTGCGTAATATTTCAGAGACTATCAAAGTGGAGGATTGTTATGGAGGAGAGTGGATAATTCATACCTTTTGCAGCTGCAGGGGTTGGAGTTTGGTTTTAAGGGGGGGAGGGGAAGAGTTCTTTAGTGACAATGATATGCAGAATGGAGATGTATGTCTCTTTGAGCTGATCCAGGAAAGGGATGTCGTCCTGAAAGTTTTAGTATTTCATGCGTATCTGGAGTGA
- the LOC110601134 gene encoding uncharacterized protein LOC110601134, with amino-acid sequence MAATSAALSPATFAAATISSPKRKSMNVNYITGLNSFGGLKAHNSVSSLGLPVCTERSFAKVVSSLRTSSNRKGRGGGGGALSSTCSAIDEIFRIAAIMNGLVLVGVAVGFVLLRVEAFVEESE; translated from the coding sequence ATGGCAGCaacttcggcggcactttctcCTGCAACATTTGCAGCGGCGACGATTTCCAGCCCTAAGAGGAAGAGCATGAATGTGAATTACATAACTGGGCTGAACTCCTTTGGTGGGTTAAAAGCTCACAACAGTGTGAGCTCATTAGGGCTGCCTGTGTGCACTGAGCGGTCATTTGCAAAGGTGGTGAGCTCTCTGAGGACCTCATCAAACAGGAAAGGcagaggtggtggtggtggtgcacTCTCTTCAACTTGCAGTGCTATTGATGAGATTTTCAGGATTGCAGCAATCATGAATGGGCTTGTTCTTGTTGGAGTTGCAGTGGGATTTGTTCTTCTTCGAGTTGAAGCATTTGTTGAGGAATCTGAGTGA
- the LOC110602739 gene encoding pentatricopeptide repeat-containing protein At2g15630, mitochondrial gives MKPHKFPSSQILLHNKLKSATVILSNQRDSVALFSSTPCSNTNHTQTETPYQSFSTDSPPVSTHQALLNSIQSSQWHFVKHLAPNLTPDLISSALLSLQKTPDLALQFVTHTGFKNLDIRTKCLALAVISRSPSPKPTLQLLKETLASGISTIKEVFDELAVARERLNAKSIILFDLLIRACCELKKGDDAFECFSMMKEKGVVPKIETCNAMLSLFLKLNRTQTAWVLYAEMFRLRINSTVYTFNIMINVLCKEGKLKKAKEFIGFMESLGVKPNVVTYNTIIHGYCWLGRVEGAQTILDAMKSKGLEPDSYTYGSLISGMCKEGRLDEASRMLEKMKEIGLLPNAVTYNTLINGYCNKGDLEKAFGYKDEMVGRGILPTVSTYNLLIHALFMEGKMDEADDMIKDMRDNGLVPDSITYNILINGFCRCGNAKKAFSLHDEMVCKGIQPTRVTYTSLIYVLGKRNRMKEADDLYEKTVCKGIVPDLILFNALIDGHCANGNMDRAFALLKEMDRRKVAPDEVTYNTLMQGRCREGKVEEARELLEEMKNRGIKPDHISYNTLISGYSRRGDMNDAFRVRDEMLSIGFNPTLLTYNALIQVLCKNQEGEHAEELLKEMVSKGIVPDDSTYISLIEGMQKVNNVTSTTDS, from the coding sequence ATGAAACCTCACAAATTCCCCAGTTCTCAAATTCTTTTACACAATAAGCTCAAATCCGCTACTGTCATCCTCTCAAACCAACGTGACTCTGTTGCCCTTTTCTCATCAACCCCATGCTCAAACACCAATCACACACAGACGGAAACTCCCTATCAAAGCTTCTCCACAGACTCACCTCCAGTAAGCACCCATCAAGCTTTGCTTAATTCAATACAATCTTCTCAGTGGCATTTTGTCAAACATCTTGCTCCGAACTTGACTCCAGATCTTATTTCCTCCGCTTTGCTGTCTCTCCAGAAAACCCCTGATTTAGCTCTTCAATTTGTAACCCACACTGGATTTAAGAATCTCGATATCAGAACCAAATGCCTTGCTCTTGCTGTAATCTCTCGCTCACCATCCCCAAAACCTACGTTGCAACTTTTAAAAGAAACATTGGCTAGTGGCATTTCTACTATTAAGGAGGTTTTCGATGAACTGGCAGTTGCTAGGGAACGGTTAAATGCTAAAAGTATTATACTTTTTGATTTGTTGATAAGAGCTTGCTGTGAACTGAAGAAAGGCGATGATGCATTTGAGTGTTTTAGCATGATGAAGGAAAAAGGCGTTGTTCCTAAGATTGAAACGTGTAATGCTATGTTGAGTTTGTTTCTGAAGTTGAATCGCACACAAACTGCGTGGGTTTTGTATGCTGAGATGTTCAGGTTGAGGATTAATTCAACAGTGTATACATTTAACATAATGATCAATGTTTTGTGCAAGGAAGGGAAATTAAAGAAGGCAAAGGAGTTTATTGGGTTTATGGAGAGTTTAGGGGTTAAGCCCAATGTTGTTACATATAACACAATAATCCATGGATATTGTTGGTTAGGGAGAGTTGAAGGTGCTCAAACGATTCTTGATGCGATGAAAAGTAAGGGGCTGGAGCCTGATTCATACACGTATGGTTCACTAATCAGTGGAATGTGCAAGGAGGGAAGACTAGATGAGGCATCTAGGATGCtcgagaaaatgaaagaaattggATTGCTACCGAATGCTGTGACGTATAACACTTTGATTAATGGGTATTGCAATAAAGGGGATTTGGAGAAGGCTTTTGGTTACAAGGATGAGATGGTTGGGAGGGGTATATTGCCAACTGTTTCTACTTATAACTTGTTGATTCATGCATTATTTATGGAAGGTAAGATGGATGAAGCTGATGATATGATAAAAGACATGAGAGATAATGGGTTGGTCCCTGATTCTATAACATATAACATCTTGATTAATGGATTTTGCAGATGTGGGAATGCAAAGAAAGCATTTAGCCTCCATGATGAAATGGTATGTAAAGGCATTCAGCCTACACGGGTAACTTACACATCGCTAATTTATGTTTTGGGTAAACGGAATAGAATGAAAGAGGCTGATGACCTCTATGAAAAGACAGTCTGTAAAGGTATAGTTCCAGATCTTATATTGTTCAATGCCTTAATTGATGGTCACTGTGCTAATGGGAATATGGATCGTGCATTTGCATTATTGAAGGAGATGGATAGAAGGAAAGTTGCTCCTGATGAAGTGACTTACAATACCCTAATGCAAGGCCGCTGTAGAGAGGGGAAAGTTGAAGAAGCTCGTGAGCTTCTTGAAGAGATGAAAAACAGAGGAATCAAACCTGACCATATTAGTTACAATACTCTGATTAGTGGGTATAGTAGGAGAGGCGATATGAATGATGCCTTCAGAGTTAGAGATGAGATGCTGAGTATAGGATTCAATCCTACACTTCTCACTTATAATGCCCTCATACAGGTTTTATGCAAAAACCAGGAAGGAGAACATGCTGAAGAGCTCCTCAAAGAAATGGTTAGCAAAGGCATTGTTCCCGATGACAGCACCTACATATCGTTGATTGAGGGGATGCAGAAAGTTAATAACGTCACAAGTACTACTGATTCATAA
- the LOC110601328 gene encoding transmembrane protein 45B yields the protein MHSMFCCLKYSLPFICIYLWYLKLWIANAMETGKKAFMGTFIGHILPALALIFLGLWHTINTIRAYCLKGSTNFNVKFWYPFHGPLSRLKHLELILILFFSVFAILMQLLDFPFLHLAFKLDNFEHATMFLHLAIFAGFTLCTEITHSSEILSVISGILASSVFGQELFLLHFHSTDHVGLEGHYHWLLQLSVFVSFVSALAVTSFPSSFPAALVLSISVVFQGCWFMIMGFVLWIPGFIPKGCAMQLPEASNHGIHGAVTCGSIDADLRARALANLQFSWILAGILLFTGCVCLKLAGRCTSRGQSTEYEQLCIRGTDVPKAIDGFKQALP from the coding sequence ATGCACTCAATGTTCTGTTGCTTGAAATATTCTCTGCCATTTATTTGCATTTACTTGTGGTATTTAAAGCTTTGGATAGCCAATGCAATGGAGACTGGCAAAAAAGCTTTCATGGGAACATTTATAGGGCATATTCTGCCTGCTTTGGCTTTAATCTTCCTTGGATTATGGCACACCATCAACACTATCAGAGCCTATTGCCTCAAAGGCTCTACTAACTTCAATGTGAAGTTTTGGTACCCATTTCATGGCCCTCTTTCAAGACTCAAACACTTGGAGCTTAtcctcatcctgtttttctcTGTCTTTGCAATTCTCATGCAACTTTTAGATTTCCCTTTCCTCCACTTAGCTTTCAAGCTTGACAACTTTGAACATGCAACCATGTTTCTCCATCTTGCCATATTTGCAGGTTTCACACTTTGTACAGAGATAACTCATTCTTCTGAAATCCTTTCTGTGATTAGTGGAATACTTGCGTCCTCTGTTTTTGGTCAAGAACTTTTCCTGCTCCATTTCCACTCAACTGACCATGTTGGACTTGAAGGTCATTATCATTGGCTATTGCAGCTCTCAGTGTTTGTGTCTTTTGTGTCAGCGTTAGCTGTGACTAGTTTTCCATCCAGCTTTCCTGCAGCTCTTGTTCTTTCAATTTCTGTTGTATTCCAAGGGTGTTGGTTTATGATCATGGGGTTTGTACTATGGATTCCTGGATTTATACCCAAGGGTTGTGCCATGCAGTTGCCTGAGGCCAGCAATCATGGCATACATGGAGCAGTCACCTGTGGATCTATTGATGCAGACTTAAGGGCTAGGGCACTGGCCAATTTGCAATTCAGTTGGATATTAGCTGGAATTTTGTTGTTCACTGGGTGTGTTTGCCTGAAATTAGCTGGAAGATGCACCTCAAGGGGCCAATCAACTGAGTATGAGCAACTCTGCATTAGAGGTACAGATGTTCCTAAAGCCATTGATGGCTTCAAGCAAGCTCTTCCCTGA